In Mytilus trossulus isolate FHL-02 chromosome 14, PNRI_Mtr1.1.1.hap1, whole genome shotgun sequence, a genomic segment contains:
- the LOC134697841 gene encoding E3 ubiquitin-protein ligase TRIM36-like, whose amino-acid sequence MAQSADSTCLCEICIGGPGDYYCQQCDQLFCGNCKSSHLRTKISKKHTFFSGKNINKEEKRLCIEHEERFSFYCHDCETPVCSSCSVHTHQGHLLTDLTKSAVKLKLELVKIIESTITTSTSCIGKIEEDTKTYHQKTKTVNKTITEEGNYYKELIDKKVHSFVKLVQDETQKALGSMSTATKVYLDILENCQQWQKNITEMETKSDVLLVKKLKHLKTDVDQTVLKQSLDTPRPSVSYTNKKLSDTDIDNLFGDLTFQ is encoded by the coding sequence ATGGCACAATCGGCTGATTCGACTTGTTTGTGTGAAATCTGCATTGGCGGACCGGGTGATTATTACTGTCAGCAGTGTGATCAGTTATTTTGCGGAAATTGTAAGTCATCACATTTACGAACAAAGATAAGTAAAAAGCATACGTTTTTTAGtggaaaaaatatcaacaaggAAGAAAAACGGCTTTGTATAGAACACGAAGAACGTTTCTCATTCTACTGTCATGATTGTGAAACTCCTGTCTGTAGCTCGTGTTCCGTACATACACATCAAGGTCATTTGTTGACCGACCTTACTAAATCTGCTGTAAAACTAAAACTTGAATTGGTCAAGATCATTGAATCAACGATAACAACATCCACTTCATGCATAGGCAAAATTGAGGAAGACACAAAAACTTACCATCAGAAAACCAAAACAGTCAACAAAACCATTACTGAGGAAGGGAATTACTATAAGGAATTGATTGATAAAAAAGTACATAGTTTTGTTAAGCTAGTACAAGATGAGACACAGAAAGCATTAGGAAGTATGTCTACAGCTACTAAAGTGTACCTTGATATTTTAGAAAACTGTCAACAATGGCAAAAGAACATTACAGAAATGGAAACAAAGTCAGATGTACTATTGGTTAAGAAGTTGAAACACCTCAAAACTGATGTTGACCAGACAGTGTTAAAGCAGTCGCTTGATACGCCTAGACCTTCGGTGTCATACACTAACAAAAAGCTTTCAGACACAGACATAGACAACTTATTCGGAGATTTAACATTTCAGTAA